Proteins from a genomic interval of Plasmodium reichenowi strain SY57 chromosome 11, whole genome shotgun sequence:
- a CDS encoding endoplasmic reticulum oxidoreductin, putative, giving the protein MKICLIPVFLSLIIYVILFLKGKKIGDLYITEHLRNKFENILLYFNIFEVQYPRSYINNEKLLGLHVRDIEKDAYRVYPILKELKQKDYFRVFKVNLHLSCKAFLKGNEKCKEIKKCSVCECEQDEIPYNFRTNEIEIIENKMTNEDLKKTFIESKLYKDILGIYAPSNEGFISYVDLVYNSPSFTAYEGRNIWNMIYKENCFQNEKSECEEMNSFYKIISGMQSNIAVLSSEYFYLKNDFVFGEIQINNKFNNDYFKNLNYDYSVTFFKEKIGLYPERIENLYFTFAILLRSMCRLKSLFKQCKCNSGYEQNDKEAVRLLDDLLENFYHSCSSKEFLEPLFPRHGKDILSKFMNITNILDCVPCVKCRLHGKLKTTALQIALVEGVSDEHIGSLERNEITALINALYYFADSILIINKFEDRLKLKKTIFIFYVLSFSLFLFLVIYSIIFLTIRNYKKKKKKVA; this is encoded by the exons atgaaaatttgCTTAATACCAGTATTTTTATCcctaataatatatgttattttatttttaaaaggGAAGAAAATAGgtgatttatatattactgagcatttaagaaataagtttgaaaatattttattgtattttaatatttttgaagTACAATACCCTCGAagttatataaacaatgaaaaattattagGTTTACATGTAAGAGATATTGAAAAAGATGCATACAGAGTATATCctatattaaaagaattaaaacaaaaagatTATTTCAGAGTGTTCAAGGTAAATTTACATTTATCTTGTAAAGCTTTTTTAAAAGGTAATGAGAAATgtaaagaaataaaaaaatgtagtGTTTGTGAATGTGAACAAGATGAGATACCATATAATTTTCGAACTAATGAAATTGAaattatagaaaataaaatgacAAATGAAGATCTcaaaaaaacatttataGAAAGTAAATTGTATAAAGATATTTTAGGAATATATGCACCTTCAAATGAAGGGTTTATATCTTATGTGGACCTTGTTTATAATTCACCCTCCTTTACAGCATATGAGGGTAGAAATATATg GAATATGATTTACAAAGAAAATTGTTTTCAGAATGAAAAAAGTGAATGTGAAGAAATGAACAGTTtctataaaataatttctGGAATGCAATCCAATATAGCTGTTTTATCATcagaatatttttatttaaagaaCGATTTTGTATTTGGTGAAATCCagataaataataaatttaataatgaCTATTTTAAAAATCTAAATTATGATTATAGTGTGAccttttttaaagaaaaaatagGTTTATATCCAGAAAGAATAGAAAActtatattttacttttGCAATTTTGTTAAGGTCTATGTGCCGTCTTAAGTCGTTATTTAAACAATGTAAATGTAATTCAG GGTATGAACAGAATGATAAAGAAGCAGTGAGACTATTAGATGACCTCTTAgaaaatttttatcattCCTGTTCCTCAAAAGAATTTCTGGAACCTCTTTTTCCACGACATGgaaaagatatattatccAAATTTATGAACATAACAAATATTCTTGATTGTGTACCTTGTGTTAAATGTAGACTACATGGAAAGTTAAAAACAACAGCATTGCAAATAGCACTTGTG gaAGGAGTGAGTGACGAACATATTGGCTCACTTGAACGGAACGAAATCACTGCCCTCATAAATGCCCTATACTATTTTGCAGATtctatattaataataaacaa ATTTGAGGACAGActaaaattaaaaaagaccatttttattttttacgTATTATCGTTTTCtctatttttattcctagtaatatattcaataaTTTTCCTAACTATTCgaaattacaaaaaaaaaaaaaaaaaagtagcataa